A part of Saliniradius amylolyticus genomic DNA contains:
- a CDS encoding efflux RND transporter permease subunit: MLLSDLSVKRPVFATVINLLLIVFGVVAFSMLSLREYPDVDRPVVSINTNYPGASASIVESRITQLLEDRISGIEGIKNISSSSRNGRSSINIEFELSRDIDAASNDVRERVSRALNNLPEQADPPEVFKSNSDENVVVWYNLRSDNMSVMELTDYADRYIVDRLAIVNGVARVRIGGGRTYAMKVWLDRNAMAARNITVQDIERVIRSENVELPAGEIESQDRDFEVRVERSFMTPDDFADMTIKAGDDGYLVKLGEVARVERGSEDDETEFRGNGKNMVGLGIVKQSKANTLEVAREARKAVEQLQQNLPPNIRIVPSYDSSVFIEESINEVYQTLGIAMMMVVIVIYLFLGNVRATLIPAVTVPVSLISAFMVLYVLGFSINLLTLLAMVLAIGLVVDDAIVVLENISRRIELGEPPLLAAYRGAREVGFAVIATTLVLISVFLPLVFLQGNIGRLFTEFAIAIAAAVAFSSFTALTLSPMLSSRILQKRERRSWFGSMIDNGFKKLEQAYVSSVGRNLHQPLISALLILACIVGVYGLVRELPSEYVPREDRGSFFILMQAAEGASFESNSRNLKKIEQTLLPYIDKGEVNRVLVRTPGFGGSAGIAIVGAVPWDERERSTFELMNEINGKLQSIPDIRAFAIMPNPLGGSFGRPVQFVLQGNTYEELVTARDKVLAKAGENPNLLRLDSDYKETWPQLMVQVDRDRAADLGVSIGDIGRTLETMLGQRRVSTYLDRGQEYYVIMEGEKADYRSPKSIDNIYVRSQRSGELVPMSNLLTFEERATSAELNRFNRMRAITITANLADGYTLGEALTYLNGIVDQHVSEGISVDYKGESQLYQESGNSIVFIFALALAVTYLVLAAQFESWVHPWVIMLTVPLALLGAFVGLYLSDMSLNIYSQIGMVMLIGLAAKNGILIVEFANQLRDAGLEFEQALLKAAQHRLRPIVMTGFTTVFSSLPLVLASGPGAESRMVIGMVIFCGVLLASFMTLYIVPTMYYWLARHTSSPEHLSRKLDKLDEETPYNKGNE, translated from the coding sequence ATGTTGCTATCGGATCTGTCGGTTAAGCGCCCGGTTTTTGCCACTGTTATTAATCTTCTGTTGATCGTTTTCGGTGTGGTGGCGTTTTCCATGTTGTCGCTGCGCGAGTATCCGGATGTGGACCGTCCGGTAGTCTCCATCAATACCAATTACCCTGGCGCGTCGGCATCGATTGTGGAAAGTCGAATTACTCAGCTGTTGGAAGATCGCATCAGTGGCATTGAGGGCATAAAGAATATTTCTTCCAGCAGCCGCAACGGAAGATCGTCCATCAATATTGAGTTTGAGCTGTCACGAGACATCGATGCTGCCTCCAACGATGTCCGTGAGAGGGTCAGCCGGGCGCTGAATAACCTGCCGGAACAGGCCGACCCGCCCGAGGTGTTTAAATCCAATTCCGATGAGAATGTGGTGGTTTGGTATAACCTGCGCAGCGACAACATGTCGGTGATGGAACTGACCGATTACGCCGATCGTTACATTGTCGACCGTCTGGCCATCGTTAATGGCGTAGCCCGGGTGCGTATCGGTGGTGGCCGCACTTATGCCATGAAGGTCTGGCTGGACCGTAACGCCATGGCGGCGCGTAATATCACGGTGCAGGATATTGAGCGGGTGATTCGTTCTGAAAATGTCGAATTGCCCGCCGGAGAGATAGAGTCCCAAGACCGGGACTTTGAGGTGCGAGTCGAGCGCAGTTTTATGACTCCGGACGACTTTGCTGATATGACCATCAAGGCCGGAGATGACGGATATCTGGTCAAGCTCGGCGAGGTGGCGCGGGTGGAACGTGGCTCGGAGGACGACGAGACCGAGTTTCGGGGCAATGGTAAAAACATGGTGGGACTTGGTATTGTCAAACAATCCAAGGCCAACACCCTGGAGGTGGCCCGTGAGGCCAGAAAGGCGGTAGAGCAGCTACAACAAAACCTGCCACCCAATATACGCATTGTGCCCAGCTATGATTCTTCCGTCTTTATCGAAGAATCCATCAATGAAGTCTACCAAACCTTAGGCATCGCCATGATGATGGTAGTGATCGTTATCTATCTGTTTTTAGGCAATGTGCGCGCTACCCTTATCCCAGCAGTGACGGTGCCAGTGTCGCTGATATCGGCCTTTATGGTGCTCTATGTCTTGGGCTTTTCCATCAACTTACTGACCTTGCTGGCCATGGTATTGGCCATCGGCTTAGTGGTGGATGACGCGATTGTGGTCCTGGAAAATATCTCCCGACGCATCGAACTGGGTGAGCCACCGTTGCTGGCCGCTTATCGGGGCGCTCGTGAAGTCGGCTTTGCAGTAATCGCAACGACCTTGGTGTTGATTTCGGTGTTTCTGCCACTGGTTTTCTTACAGGGTAACATTGGCCGACTGTTTACTGAGTTTGCCATTGCCATCGCCGCAGCGGTGGCGTTTTCCAGCTTCACGGCGCTGACTCTGTCGCCGATGCTGAGCTCGCGTATTTTGCAGAAGCGCGAACGCAGGTCATGGTTTGGCAGTATGATCGATAACGGCTTTAAGAAACTGGAACAAGCCTATGTGAGCTCGGTCGGCCGTAACCTGCATCAACCGCTTATCAGCGCCTTGCTGATCCTGGCTTGCATTGTGGGTGTCTATGGTCTGGTCAGAGAATTGCCCAGTGAATACGTACCCAGAGAGGACCGCGGTAGCTTCTTTATTCTGATGCAGGCTGCTGAGGGTGCCAGCTTCGAAAGTAATAGCCGTAACCTCAAGAAGATTGAGCAGACCTTACTGCCTTACATCGATAAGGGCGAGGTCAATCGGGTGTTGGTGCGTACCCCGGGGTTCGGTGGTAGCGCGGGCATTGCGATTGTAGGGGCTGTGCCCTGGGACGAACGTGAGCGTTCCACTTTTGAGCTGATGAATGAGATAAATGGAAAGCTTCAGTCCATACCCGACATTCGCGCCTTTGCCATTATGCCGAATCCTTTGGGCGGCAGCTTCGGGCGGCCGGTGCAGTTTGTGCTTCAGGGTAATACCTATGAAGAACTGGTAACGGCCAGAGATAAAGTATTGGCGAAGGCGGGCGAAAATCCCAACCTCTTGAGACTGGACAGCGATTATAAGGAAACCTGGCCACAGTTGATGGTGCAGGTGGACAGGGACCGTGCGGCGGATTTAGGTGTGTCCATTGGTGATATCGGCCGCACTCTGGAGACCATGCTCGGCCAGCGGCGGGTCTCTACCTATCTGGACCGAGGCCAAGAGTATTATGTCATAATGGAAGGTGAGAAGGCGGATTATCGGTCGCCGAAGAGTATCGATAATATTTACGTGCGTTCCCAACGCAGCGGTGAACTGGTGCCCATGAGCAACTTGCTGACCTTTGAAGAACGCGCCACCTCGGCGGAATTGAACCGCTTCAACCGCATGCGGGCCATTACCATCACCGCAAACCTGGCCGATGGCTACACCCTGGGTGAGGCGCTGACGTATTTAAATGGCATTGTGGATCAGCATGTTTCCGAAGGGATATCGGTCGACTATAAGGGCGAATCCCAGCTGTATCAGGAATCCGGTAACTCCATTGTGTTTATCTTTGCGCTCGCACTGGCCGTGACTTATTTAGTCCTCGCCGCTCAGTTTGAGAGTTGGGTGCATCCCTGGGTGATTATGCTGACTGTGCCGCTGGCCTTACTGGGGGCCTTTGTAGGACTGTATTTGTCAGATATGTCTTTGAATATTTACAGTCAGATTGGGATGGTCATGCTGATTGGCCTGGCGGCTAAAAACGGCATTCTTATTGTCGAGTTCGCCAATCAGTTAAGGGATGCCGGACTCGAGTTTGAACAGGCGCTGCTTAAGGCTGCGCAACATCGCCTGAGGCCCATTGTTATGACCGGCTTTACCACCGTGTTTAGTTCCTTACCTCTGGTGCTGGCTTCAGGGCCAGGCGCTGAAAGTCGCATGGTGATTGGTATGGTGATTTTCTGTGGCGTGCTATTGGCTAGTTTCATGACGCTCTATATTGTTCCGACCATGTATTACTGGCTGGCTCGCCATACCAGTTCGCCGGAGCACTTAAGCCGTAAACTGGATAAGCTGGATGAGGAAACCCCTTACAACAAGGGCAACGAGTAA
- a CDS encoding GatB/YqeY domain-containing protein codes for MSLIDALKDAQKQAMRAKDKVRLGTVRMALSSIKQQEIDTREPVSDADALTILIKMVKQRNEALHQYQDAGREDLAAIEQAEIEVLEEFLPKPLSDDELQQLIGEAIAETGAARMQDMGKVMGWLKPKVQGRADMGQLSAQIKQRLS; via the coding sequence ATGAGCCTGATCGACGCGTTAAAAGACGCTCAAAAACAAGCCATGCGCGCCAAAGACAAAGTTCGTCTTGGCACTGTGCGCATGGCTTTGTCGTCGATTAAACAACAAGAAATCGACACCCGCGAACCCGTTTCCGACGCTGACGCTCTGACTATTCTTATTAAAATGGTCAAGCAGCGTAATGAGGCTTTGCATCAGTATCAAGATGCTGGTCGTGAGGATCTGGCCGCCATCGAGCAGGCCGAGATCGAGGTACTGGAAGAATTCCTACCCAAGCCATTAAGTGACGACGAGTTGCAGCAACTGATCGGTGAAGCCATCGCCGAAACAGGCGCCGCTCGCATGCAGGATATGGGGAAGGTAATGGGCTGGTTAAAGCCCAAAGTGCAAGGTCGTGCCGACATGGGCCAACTGAGCGCCCAGATTAAACAACGCCTAAGCTGA
- the rpoD gene encoding RNA polymerase sigma factor RpoD, producing the protein MASNKQSQIKLLIAKGKEQGYLTFAEVNDHLPQDIIDSDQIEDIIRMINDMGIQVFESAPDSDELLMQEATADEEVAEAAAQALATVESEIGRTTDPVRMYMREMGTVELLTREGEIDIAKRIEEGINQVQCSVAEYPEAITYLLDQWDLYEAEEIRLSDIVLGFIDPDEVDEVAPTATHVGSELSDEQLKEEDGDDDDADDEDDENEGGIDPELAREKFVKLREQYEIARDAINKHGRAHKTAKKEIQALSDVFKEFRLVPKQFDRMVKNMRDMMDRVRVQERLIMKHCVMQAKMPKKDFIQAFAGKETSTDWLKGILSSSKPYAEAVAVYKEELERSVAKLNQVEDETGLVIADIKDINRRMSIGEAKARRAKKEMVEANLRLVISIAKKYTNRGLQFLDLIQEGNIGLMKAVDKFEYRRGYKFSTYATWWIRQAITRSIADQARTIRIPVHMIETINKLNRISRQMLQEMGREPTPEELAERMLMPEDKIRKVLKIAKEPISMETPIGDDEDSHLGDFIEDNTIIQPLDDATSNNLRGATQDVLAGLTAREAKVLRMRFGIDMNTDHTLEEVGKQFDVTRERIRQIEAKALRKLRHPSRSEQLRSFLDDQ; encoded by the coding sequence ATGGCGTCAAACAAGCAGTCTCAGATAAAACTCCTTATCGCAAAAGGCAAAGAGCAGGGCTACCTGACCTTTGCTGAGGTTAACGACCACCTCCCACAAGATATCATCGACTCGGATCAGATCGAAGATATCATCCGCATGATAAACGACATGGGCATTCAGGTCTTTGAATCCGCCCCGGACTCCGATGAGCTATTGATGCAGGAGGCCACCGCCGACGAGGAAGTGGCCGAAGCTGCCGCTCAGGCCCTGGCCACTGTTGAAAGCGAAATTGGTCGCACCACTGACCCAGTCCGCATGTATATGCGTGAAATGGGTACCGTTGAGCTACTGACCCGTGAAGGCGAAATAGACATTGCCAAGCGCATTGAGGAAGGCATTAATCAGGTGCAGTGCTCAGTGGCCGAGTACCCCGAGGCCATTACCTACCTGCTGGACCAGTGGGATCTGTATGAAGCCGAAGAAATTCGCCTGAGTGATATTGTTTTAGGCTTTATCGACCCCGATGAGGTGGATGAAGTCGCCCCCACAGCCACCCATGTAGGCTCTGAACTATCCGACGAACAGCTTAAAGAAGAAGACGGCGACGATGACGACGCCGACGATGAAGACGATGAAAACGAAGGTGGTATCGATCCTGAGCTGGCCCGTGAGAAATTCGTTAAACTTCGCGAGCAATACGAAATTGCCCGGGACGCCATTAATAAGCATGGCCGCGCTCATAAGACCGCTAAGAAAGAAATCCAGGCCTTAAGCGACGTCTTTAAAGAATTCCGTTTAGTTCCCAAGCAGTTTGACCGCATGGTCAAGAACATGCGCGATATGATGGATCGGGTCAGAGTTCAAGAACGCCTGATCATGAAACACTGTGTGATGCAGGCCAAGATGCCAAAGAAAGACTTTATCCAGGCCTTCGCTGGTAAAGAAACCAGCACCGACTGGCTAAAAGGCATTCTGTCGTCCAGCAAGCCCTACGCCGAAGCGGTGGCCGTTTACAAAGAAGAGCTGGAGCGCAGTGTCGCCAAGCTGAATCAGGTGGAAGATGAAACTGGCCTGGTTATCGCAGACATTAAAGACATCAACCGTCGTATGAGCATCGGCGAGGCCAAGGCCCGCCGCGCTAAGAAAGAAATGGTTGAGGCCAACCTACGTCTGGTTATCTCCATCGCCAAGAAATACACCAACCGAGGTCTGCAGTTCTTGGATCTAATTCAGGAAGGTAACATCGGTCTGATGAAAGCGGTGGATAAATTCGAATACCGCCGCGGGTACAAATTCTCGACCTACGCTACCTGGTGGATCCGCCAGGCCATTACACGTTCTATCGCCGACCAGGCACGGACGATTCGTATTCCGGTGCATATGATTGAGACGATCAACAAGCTCAACCGTATTTCCCGTCAGATGCTGCAGGAAATGGGCCGTGAGCCTACTCCGGAAGAGCTGGCAGAGCGTATGCTGATGCCGGAAGATAAGATCCGTAAGGTACTTAAGATCGCCAAAGAGCCCATTTCGATGGAAACTCCCATCGGTGATGATGAAGATTCACATCTGGGCGACTTCATTGAGGACAACACCATTATCCAGCCTCTGGATGATGCCACCTCAAACAACCTGCGCGGTGCGACTCAGGACGTGCTCGCTGGCCTGACTGCCCGTGAAGCCAAAGTATTGCGCATGCGTTTCGGTATCGATATGAACACCGATCATACCTTGGAAGAAGTGGGTAAGCAGTTTGATGTGACCCGCGAGCGTATTCGTCAGATTGAAGCGAAGGCACTGCGTAAACTGCGCCATCCCAGTCGCTCTGAGCAATTACGAAGCTTCTTGGACGATCAGTAA
- the dnaG gene encoding DNA primase, with protein sequence MAGLIPRDFIDDLLARTDIVELVDSRVRLKKAGRNYQACCPFHNEKTPSFTVSQEKQFYHCFGCGAHGNAISFLMEYDRLEFPDAIEELARERGLEVPREQGNNSQPTRSKSERDNDYQLMEQAARFFASQFKQSSQAQKAIDYLKQRGLSGEVVKQFGIGYAPDSWDAVLSQFGRTPESRQQLQDLKLANQNEQGRVYDFFRDRIMFPIRDRRGRVIGFGGRVLGDGTPKYLNSPETRIFHKGQELYGFYQARQAHRRLERVVVVEGYMDVVALAQFGIDYAVASLGTSTTPEHIQLLARATPQIICCYDGDRAGRDAAWRALENALPQLRDGVEMRFLFLPDGEDPDSMVRQQGKDAFESSLDQAMPLSKFFFQHLLKTHNPGSAEGKAALKAAAKPLIQQIAGDNLRQLLEQELSRYTGEFSQQQLAADMAREQSRGRMQRQDASSPNKTRWTPVRVMLRLLMERPSLAAQFDDVSPALLEGLDVPGLDLLLQLHQHCLQHEKQNTAQLFEHFRDHPFAGSLSRLMQLDLPLDDTNMSKLYQDSFAKLLESYCQHRYEALLSKSRLEGLTVEEKQELNDLMRAM encoded by the coding sequence ATGGCTGGACTGATCCCCCGCGATTTTATAGATGACCTGCTGGCTCGTACCGACATCGTCGAGTTAGTGGACAGCCGGGTGCGCCTGAAAAAAGCCGGTCGTAACTACCAGGCCTGCTGCCCATTTCATAACGAGAAAACGCCGTCCTTTACGGTCAGTCAGGAAAAACAGTTCTATCATTGCTTTGGCTGTGGCGCCCATGGCAATGCCATTTCCTTCCTGATGGAATATGACCGTCTGGAATTCCCCGATGCCATCGAAGAGTTAGCCCGAGAGCGAGGCCTGGAAGTGCCCAGAGAGCAGGGCAATAACTCTCAGCCCACTCGCAGTAAAAGCGAGCGTGACAATGACTACCAGCTGATGGAACAGGCGGCACGCTTTTTTGCCAGCCAGTTTAAACAGTCGTCTCAGGCACAAAAGGCCATCGACTACCTTAAACAGCGCGGCTTAAGTGGTGAGGTAGTGAAGCAGTTTGGCATCGGCTATGCCCCGGATAGCTGGGACGCCGTCCTGAGCCAATTTGGTCGCACACCTGAATCCCGGCAACAATTGCAGGATCTGAAGCTGGCCAATCAAAACGAACAAGGCCGGGTTTATGACTTTTTCCGTGACCGCATCATGTTTCCCATCCGCGACCGTCGCGGGCGCGTGATCGGCTTTGGTGGTCGGGTTCTGGGCGACGGCACCCCAAAGTACCTGAATTCACCGGAAACCCGTATTTTCCACAAAGGTCAGGAGCTGTATGGCTTTTACCAGGCGCGGCAGGCCCACCGGCGCTTAGAGCGTGTGGTTGTTGTAGAAGGCTATATGGATGTGGTGGCGCTGGCCCAATTTGGTATCGATTATGCGGTAGCGTCCCTCGGCACCTCCACCACTCCAGAACATATCCAGCTACTGGCTCGGGCCACCCCTCAGATTATCTGTTGTTATGACGGCGATCGTGCTGGTCGGGACGCTGCCTGGCGAGCGCTGGAAAATGCCCTGCCCCAGCTACGGGATGGGGTGGAAATGCGCTTCTTATTCCTGCCCGACGGCGAGGACCCCGATTCTATGGTGCGACAGCAAGGCAAAGATGCCTTCGAGTCCAGCCTGGATCAAGCCATGCCACTATCGAAGTTTTTCTTCCAGCACCTGCTCAAAACCCATAATCCGGGAAGCGCCGAAGGTAAAGCCGCCTTAAAAGCCGCGGCTAAGCCACTGATCCAACAGATCGCCGGAGATAATCTCAGGCAGTTGCTGGAACAGGAATTGAGTCGCTACACCGGTGAATTTTCCCAGCAACAACTGGCCGCCGATATGGCCCGGGAGCAGAGCCGTGGTCGCATGCAACGCCAGGACGCTTCCAGCCCTAATAAAACACGCTGGACGCCGGTAAGGGTTATGCTGCGTTTATTAATGGAGCGACCTTCACTGGCCGCCCAGTTTGACGATGTAAGTCCTGCACTTCTGGAGGGCTTGGATGTGCCGGGTCTCGATCTCTTGCTACAGTTGCATCAGCATTGTCTTCAGCATGAGAAACAGAACACGGCGCAGCTATTCGAGCATTTTCGTGATCATCCTTTTGCCGGGAGCCTTTCTCGGCTTATGCAACTTGATTTACCGCTGGATGACACCAATATGAGTAAACTTTATCAGGATAGTTTTGCCAAACTACTAGAGAGCTACTGCCAGCACCGCTATGAAGCCTTGCTCTCTAAGTCCCGGCTGGAGGGACTGACCGTAGAGGAAAAGCAAGAGTTAAATGACCTGATGAGGGCAATGTAA
- a CDS encoding efflux RND transporter periplasmic adaptor subunit, translating to MTQSWRISPVLIILVLVAGLSAYLYLKPGIEKSGRRGGAVPVVTHTVDKQQMVVIIEALGTAKANEAVEITAQQSEIVQQVAFDDGELVQAGQLLVKLSDREEKARVNELEVNLEEAQRQFARVQNLARENAASRQLLDEQEARVNALRAQLEVAQANLAELEVRAPFAGRLGIRRVSPGALVKPGDIITTLDDLAPIKVDFNIAEAYLPDVAGGQTVIARSVAYPGETFEGTIKSIDSRVDPVTRSVQVRALVDNVDLKLRPGMLLQINLQKRVINTLTVPEKAIVPIQEQQFVYVVGDDNKASKRQVTLGYRQPGTVQVINGLDAGEQVVVEGALKLGDGTEVSVLER from the coding sequence ATGACACAGTCATGGCGGATATCTCCCGTTCTCATCATTTTGGTTTTAGTGGCCGGTTTGTCGGCCTATCTCTACTTAAAGCCGGGCATAGAGAAGTCCGGTCGGCGTGGTGGTGCAGTGCCGGTGGTAACCCACACAGTGGACAAGCAGCAGATGGTGGTCATTATCGAGGCGCTTGGTACGGCAAAGGCGAACGAAGCGGTAGAGATCACTGCTCAGCAAAGTGAAATTGTGCAGCAAGTGGCCTTCGATGACGGCGAGCTTGTTCAGGCCGGACAGCTACTGGTTAAGCTTAGTGATCGTGAGGAAAAAGCCAGAGTTAATGAGCTTGAAGTCAATCTGGAAGAAGCGCAGCGACAGTTTGCCCGAGTCCAGAATCTGGCAAGGGAGAATGCTGCCTCCAGACAGCTACTGGATGAACAGGAAGCTAGGGTAAACGCTCTGCGAGCACAGCTGGAGGTGGCTCAGGCCAATCTGGCGGAGTTGGAGGTACGCGCGCCCTTCGCGGGTCGGTTGGGGATTCGCCGGGTTAGTCCCGGTGCCTTGGTGAAGCCCGGTGATATCATTACAACCCTGGACGATTTGGCACCCATTAAAGTGGACTTCAATATCGCCGAGGCATACTTGCCCGATGTGGCCGGGGGGCAAACGGTGATCGCCCGTTCGGTGGCCTATCCCGGGGAGACGTTTGAAGGCACCATCAAAAGTATCGATTCCAGGGTGGATCCGGTGACCCGCTCGGTTCAGGTGCGGGCCCTGGTCGACAATGTAGATCTAAAGTTGCGCCCGGGTATGCTGCTGCAAATTAACCTTCAAAAGCGGGTGATCAATACCTTAACGGTGCCGGAAAAAGCCATCGTGCCAATTCAGGAGCAGCAGTTTGTGTATGTGGTCGGTGACGATAATAAAGCGTCCAAGCGTCAGGTGACGCTGGGTTATCGACAGCCCGGTACGGTGCAGGTGATAAACGGACTTGACGCTGGCGAGCAGGTGGTAGTGGAAGGCGCTCTGAAGCTGGGTGACGGAACAGAAGTTTCGGTGTTGGAGCGCTGA
- the rpsU gene encoding 30S ribosomal protein S21: protein MPVVKVKENEPFDVALRRFKRSCEKAGVLSEVRRREFFEKPTWERKRKKAAAKKRHLKKLARENARRVKLY, encoded by the coding sequence ATGCCAGTTGTTAAAGTAAAAGAAAACGAACCTTTTGACGTAGCCCTGCGTCGCTTCAAGCGTTCTTGTGAAAAAGCAGGTGTTTTATCCGAGGTTCGTCGTCGTGAGTTTTTCGAGAAGCCAACCTGGGAACGCAAGCGCAAGAAAGCCGCTGCTAAAAAGCGTCACCTGAAAAAGCTGGCTCGCGAAAACGCACGTCGCGTCAAGCTTTACTAA
- a CDS encoding S41 family peptidase — MKRTLHRLSKWSLVVGGWAFLSACGGGNSQPTSPNRMVNQPDNGYVAGVYQDREELRHLCEAPRSGSDPTTGEVFPDQPGSSTDEKLWLRSWSHDTYLWYDELDDIDPAGYGVIEYFELLRTDALTPSGVPKDNFHFTQDTEEYNRQTQGGVSYSYGIEWKFGKLTSPGRELHIAYIESGSPAAQTELMRGARVLEIDGIDFVDDNTQAGVDAINAAIFPDSIGESHTFLFRLRDGSEQEVTLTATEVATQAVNQAKVLDTQAGKLGYLQFNTHIVAAQDQLIEAMEQFDTANVTDLVVDLRYNGGGLLAIASQLGYMVAGADMIQGQVFEQIMFNDKYPNTNPITGNTLQPTPFYDSVIDYDQSQLTDTPLPSLNLSRVFVLTTDSTCSASEAFINGLRGIGVEVVQIGDKTCGKPYGFYPTDNCGTTYFTIQFKGVNAQGFGEYADGFTPNPSPSLQTQIKGCPLGDDLSQDLGHTSEALLSGAITYLETGACPEPEPSVASMTEKAGALEEGLAIRARDPRRQAVIQENRLNQPISR, encoded by the coding sequence ATGAAAAGGACTTTACATCGACTTTCAAAATGGAGTTTGGTCGTGGGAGGCTGGGCCTTCCTGAGTGCTTGTGGTGGTGGCAACAGTCAGCCAACTTCGCCAAACCGCATGGTCAATCAGCCCGATAATGGCTACGTGGCAGGTGTATATCAGGACCGCGAGGAGCTTCGTCATCTGTGTGAGGCGCCCCGATCAGGCAGCGATCCTACGACCGGAGAAGTCTTTCCCGACCAACCGGGTTCCAGTACCGACGAAAAGCTTTGGTTGCGCTCCTGGAGCCATGACACCTACCTTTGGTACGACGAGCTGGATGATATCGATCCGGCGGGTTATGGTGTCATCGAGTATTTCGAGCTGCTGCGTACCGATGCTTTAACGCCTTCCGGTGTACCAAAAGACAACTTCCATTTCACTCAGGATACCGAAGAGTATAACCGCCAGACTCAAGGTGGTGTGTCCTATAGCTATGGTATCGAATGGAAGTTCGGTAAATTAACCTCCCCGGGAAGAGAGTTGCATATCGCTTATATCGAATCGGGTTCCCCTGCAGCGCAAACCGAGTTGATGCGAGGGGCTCGGGTGCTGGAAATCGATGGTATTGATTTTGTGGATGATAATACTCAGGCGGGAGTCGATGCCATTAATGCGGCTATTTTCCCGGATTCTATCGGAGAGTCTCACACTTTTCTGTTCCGGTTACGTGATGGCAGTGAACAGGAAGTCACCCTGACCGCGACCGAGGTGGCAACTCAGGCGGTGAATCAGGCCAAGGTGCTCGACACTCAGGCCGGTAAGCTGGGCTATTTGCAATTTAATACGCATATAGTAGCGGCCCAGGACCAACTCATTGAGGCTATGGAGCAGTTTGATACCGCCAATGTGACGGACTTAGTGGTAGATTTACGCTACAACGGCGGTGGCCTGTTGGCCATCGCGTCTCAACTGGGCTATATGGTGGCCGGGGCAGATATGATCCAGGGGCAAGTCTTTGAACAGATTATGTTTAACGACAAGTATCCTAATACGAACCCCATCACGGGCAACACGCTGCAGCCCACGCCTTTTTACGACTCGGTAATCGACTATGACCAGTCCCAGCTGACCGATACGCCATTACCGAGTTTAAACCTGTCACGGGTGTTTGTGCTTACAACCGACTCTACCTGCTCAGCCAGTGAGGCTTTTATTAATGGCTTACGAGGAATAGGTGTAGAGGTTGTGCAGATCGGCGACAAAACCTGCGGAAAGCCCTATGGTTTTTACCCGACGGATAATTGCGGTACTACCTATTTCACCATTCAGTTTAAGGGCGTCAACGCTCAAGGGTTTGGTGAATACGCCGATGGGTTTACCCCCAACCCCTCGCCCAGCCTGCAAACACAAATCAAGGGCTGTCCGCTGGGAGATGACCTCAGCCAGGATCTGGGACACACATCGGAAGCATTGCTCAGTGGTGCCATTACCTACCTGGAAACTGGTGCCTGTCCCGAGCCCGAACCGTCGGTGGCGAGTATGACAGAAAAAGCCGGTGCTCTGGAAGAAGGGTTGGCGATTCGTGCCCGTGACCCTCGCAGGCAGGCGGTGATTCAGGAAAATCGTCTGAACCAGCCTATCAGTAGGTAA